The DNA segment AAAATGAGCTTGACTCCTTTTGTATGTATTAGGATGAACTTCTCCTTTCACCAGGTGGCGCAAGTGAATTTTCAACGTTCGTTTTATGGCGATATGTTACGTTACGTTTTAACAATCAAAATACCATTTGAGCCGCTAGTGCTTCTCCCCCACTTGGAACAGCCAATGATTCCCGTGTGATGCATTGAATTTATCTCCGAGGATGAGTGCAAGCAGTTCCTTAGAGTTAGCGAGGCAGCCATATTGCCAACCGCAGTTCCACGGCCATACGTCACACCAGACGCCGAACCttctataaataaaaaatgaacgaCTTTCATTGAATATTTTCTCCTTTGATATATCGGAACACAAGAGCGGTTAcccatttataaataaataattttgacAGGGCTGCCGCGGTGATTTGTACCTTCAATATGCTAGCACGCATAAAAGCAATCTTCagtacattataaaacaatttaaTGTTTGACTTGAACTGCTGTTATATAAGACTGAGTCGCTAAGCTCCAAAGGAATCTCACCTTCAATGGCCGACTCTTCTGGCATTTCCTCGACAACTTCATTCGTTTCAGCCGCTTCCTCAAACTTCGGCTGAGCTTCTTCTTCCTGCGCTGTAATGGATTCCACGGGCGGGTCTGGTGTTGAAGCGTCGCTTGGCTCCTCATCTCCTTCTCCCACTCGTGTGCTCTCATGTGCAACAGTAGAAGTCAACCCATACGGGACGTAAGGCACAGAGGTGTGTGATTCAGACTCCGCTGAGGAGTGCTCTTCCACCGCGACGGTGGGAAAGAAACTCTGGTGGGTTGGTGCGCTGCTCTCCATCACGGCCTCTGTGACACCGTCGCCTGAGATGACACCGTCGATAGGCTTCACTGAGAGCTCTGCCACCGGATGCACTGTCGTGACTGAACAGAGACGCCAGTCACTCAACCGCCCACACGCTTGTGGACAAACAGAAAAAGCAGACGTGCCCACCAGACTCGAAGTTCAGTGTCTGTAAGTCGATTGGGAGTAAAGGCTCCTCTTTTAAGGCTTTCACTATGATCTCCTTCAGTTTGGGAGCGTTGACATCGTCGCTTTCTTCGGCCGCCATCGCGCTCATGCCAGGGTCGTCACTCAGTTCAGTGTCGCCATTGAAAATCACAGCATAGCGCATCGATACGTCTTCCATTCTGAGGCACAATCCAAGTGCGTTTCAAGAGATTGCCAAAAAGAAAATTCGACAAGGGCGTGTTTTGACTCACCTAAACCCAAGGACGCGGATTTCTTTGAATCCTGGaacttttttaaatacatgagTCATCTGCGGAAGAAAGCATGCGGCTTAGTAAAAGCTTTATTCATCTTTATAAAGTGAGTTAAATCGGCAGGATCTTCTATCTGCTGTTGGCTTTAGCGCAGTTTCTGTGATGCTAGCAAGAAAGGGCAGTCACAAAAGGCACGCTGGAGTTATTGGGAGCTAAATGGAACAAAGGTTCGCTAAACAAAATGACGCTGACACTTGGAATCTTCATGTGCTGATAACTTTTAAtccaatttttgttttttggtaaTGAGCTTTTAAAATGCTTCTGAATGTGGCTTTGAAATTGTAGATTCAAGGACAAAGTCAAATTAAAATTCCTCCAAAACAAGAACTAGGCTTCAACACTGTAAAAATCCTTTTACACAGTTAAAATAAAGCATGGTTTTACTCGCCTTTTCTGTTATCTCTCTGGAGATGTCATTAAACTCAGGAGCCGTGGGATCACTCAGGAGCTCGCTGTACGAAGGATCCGCGACGGTGACGCTAAACTCAACTATGTACTCCTGGTAGTTCTCCTTTATCATGTTGGGATCCACTTTAGTCTGAAAAATACAGTGCAGTTAAAACAAACgttgcattttcagcttgaaaaGAATGCGGAAAGTGAACGCACCACGTCGCTCTCCGTTGGGATCAGAATCACCGGCGGAGTCCAGGTGCCTGAAGAGGTGAGAACAGTCAGTCATTACTAAcctgtagtgatgggtcgatgaggtttcatgaaacagtgtcctgattttcagaggccaccagatggcactgtctgctgtaaaatgctcattcaatgaaacctcacatcctttCTAAACCAGcagcgccatcaagtggcctctgagaactaggacactgtttcatgataccttatctacccatcaccactaGCTAGGTATCAGTCCTGGGTTGAACTTACAGTCTCTTCCTGGCTCGGCAGTTCCTTCAAGAGGCCTGGCAAGACAACATTTTTGTTAACCCCTCGAGATAAAATAGCTTCTGTGTTACTTTCATCATattttccatttcaaacaaGATGCATTTCTCGAATGGACGGATTAAAGGCAGGCAGAAGAAAAGAGACAGACAACCCTGCTCAAAAAAGTAAAGGGAATGCTTGAACAACACATCCTAGATCTGTGGCTGCAATATTCCTGAGGAAACCGGATCTTTATGACTGAGGTTCTGAGAAcaacataataaaaatataaacaggATGCAGTCGCACAGGTCTGGATTCAGACTCCAAACTAAAGTGGGCTTATCTGACCCAACCCGTGAGGAAGTTTCCCCTGACCCTTCACGATGTGTGTTGCCACCACGTGTCTGGGCAGGCTTCTCTCTGGAGGGATCGCCTCCCAAACCCAGAGCACAGGCGATGTGGCGGTGGAACAGTACATAATGTCCCAGAGGGGCTCGATTGGATTCAGGTCTGGGTTGCAGGCAGGTCAGTACATAGCATCAATATTGTCATCATGCATGAActactgactcactcctgcTACATACTGGTGGAAGTCTGTTGCACAAGCATATAGTCAGACAGTGGGTCTGAGGAGCCCAAATGGTAGTCAGCCAACAGAGGTATCTGAAGACGTATAGAGAGCGAATGATGTGGCatctccagactctctcccatCAGCCACACGTGCAACCAGGTGTGACCACAAAACCCTGAAGATTTCAGAGTGCCAGTGGGGATTCTACCAACCCTGGTGGTATCTGACAGATTCCGTTGAGCCTTGATCATAGGCCCAACTTGCGGGCATTGACACCCTGTTTTTTGCACATTTGAAGTGGCAACATGTGTATTAGCCACCAGCTCCAGGTCATTTTGCACTGCTCCTCTGATACCTCTATACTCAGAGGAGCAGATCACTTTCCTGCTGCTGTAGAAACGTGGTTGTACCGTCCCGAAAGAGCTGCTTCCCTTCTCCACTGCGGTAACAGTACAATACTGGTGAAATCCCAAACTATTCTGGCAGAAAGAATAagctgagtgagtgtgtggaacCATTCTTTTATCGactctttttgtgttttatctGCATCGCTTGAGGTGAAACTGATAAACCGTCTGTCTTGACTGTTGTTAAGTTGCATTCTAACAGTTGTGTCTTCCCCTTTTTTGAGCAGCTTATAACAAGTTAACCACCTCTACATCGCTAGCTACATCATCACAGCACAAGGACACTGGGAATATTAACTACTATTCGCACATACCCTTCAATTTCAGCTTGTTCCTCCACCCGCTGAAAGACCGAAACAAAATCATTAACAAGACTGCGGAGGTTTGTTGGACACAAGACGGAGCACTGACCTTGGCAACCATGTCAAGGTGCTCCTGCGAGCTGCTGAAGTTCTGGGCCAGGTCGTCCATGCACAGGTTCTCATGCTGGCAGGCGTACACCCAGACCCTGTACTCCTCGGAGCTCGGAACCCGGTCCAGAAAGATGCGGAACGCCTCCCAAATGGCCTCCTGACAGACTGCGGAGATTCCACCAGGTAGAGATGCAACAGTGTGAAATTTGCATGGCaccaacaccaaaacaaacagctattATCATTAGCATCCTGGTACGTTTGCAACGCGTTCAAAATGTTCAGGAAATGCGTGAAGACACTCAAATCATTCAGCGccgttttattttaaaaaacaacatgcaAGCGTTTAGGCCAACACAAATGATGCATGCAAATCAAATGAAGCACAGTCGCACCACTGCATCTGCTTGCCGCACCATCGCTCTATAAAtaagggaaaaaacaaacacatcattatCATTCTTTGGTGAATCAGGTCATCTGGCTGAGGCTAATGAGAGTGATGACAGAAAAGTGCATCACTTCGCAGCATATTATCcgcaataacaataacaagtcAATAAGAATCTGGCGCCTCAATTGAAGCAGTGACGAAAATATTGTCCCAAATATTTATCCCCAACTCGGTTTCTACTCATTACAATGGTATTTTTATCATgagcctgacacacacacacctgcttcaatctctatctttgtgaggacctctcactgacatcatgctttccccCTAAACTAAACCATCCAGAAGTCTCAACCAAAGTTGAACCCAGTTATAGCTATTCTGAAGTTTTCATTCTCAAACTGagacttaaccttgtggggaccggcaaaaatgtcCCTACAAAAGCACAAGGAtagataaacaaaaacacacacacacacaataatgtGAGGAAACCTTTAAAATCTCTGGGTCCCTTATTGAAGCATGACAGTTTGATAGACATGAGACGCGTCATTTTCACATTAAAGTTaacttgaatgaatgtttaattcaatttcacataatagttttaacttcatttcgGGGATGGAAATGGAGCAGAGTAAAGAACAGCTGGAGTTTCTTTTCCAGGTTCACATGTCTCCATGTTTCCAGAGTCCTGTCTTATAGATACTTGTGTCTAATCCAATCTGACACAGTAGTAGTAGCACAGCTGCTGAAGACTGTAACACGTGAATGGACTTACCTTACCTGGTGGTGACGGAGATCACTCATCATTGTGTTTCGTCCCATCACAGAGAAGCCTTTGCTTTCCTTCTGCGTCCTTATTAAAAGCCCATGTGGGGCCCTTCTTATCGGAGCGGTAACGCTAACTGTCATGTAcagaagtgacatgcatgtgtttattcttctttttttatctcgagataactgttatctcgtgataattcgTATCTCCAGATATTTCGATCTCAAgggtaaatgtcagcgcatgcgtcgctgcctctctggcaaagcgtTTTGTAGACATCCACCTGTAACCTCCACGTCTCCCACGGCTACGTAACTGTTGGTCAACGTTGTCGATCACTGTCTGAAAGTCAGACTATAGAATGAGACTGTAAGcatctgatcaagtgccttctgctCAGAATAAtgccatatgtggctaagctatacgtgtTACGCAGCCCTCGTAGTACGGAAGTGACAtgcgtgactttatttttttttatcccagttatctcgtgataatttttttcatgagataaatttttttttgtgatcatTTGTATCTcgaaattattattatcttgTCATGACCAgattttgtgaataaatctCTAGGTAGAGTCAGTCAGTTGTGGGAGGACAAGCGCCATGGACCGACCAGATTTTTGGTCATTTAGGTATGACTCACACGGAGAGTCTATATGgcttagccacatgtggtattactTTGAGCAGAAGGCACTTGTTCAGATGCTTAAAGCGCAGCCACGTATTCTGTATTATGATGGACAACGTGGATGAACAGTTACAAAGCtgtgggagacatagtggttacaggtggaTGTCGACAAAAGGCAGTTACGCaaagaggcagttacgcatgcgctgacatttaccatTGTCTCTTGAGATAAAATCGAGTTACCAATCATCTCGTGGTCATTTTTATCTTAAATCTAAAGTCTCTagatttgaaaaacattttatctcaggataaaaaaaaaataaagtcatgcatgtcacttccagggctctgttgTCTTGTATTTTACCGTGGTGTATCATTTTACCAGTAGCTGTTACATTCCGAGTCACAAGTCGCTGCCAACAGACTAGGCCCAGGGCGAAGTCGACCAGAGCCTTGTTGCTATTGTTCCAGGCATGTTGGGAATTTAATGTtttcttggggaaaaaaatgaattatttcacCAGTATAAGGAGTTTATTGCGGCTTTGTCTGAGTCCAGCACAAATTACAGCCCATAATTCCCTCCGAGAGCGTGATTGCATCCCGACAATGAAACACATCATGGCTAACTGCTTAATGACCACGTTTGTCCGAGAGAGGCTGAAATGAAGGAGGATATTGGTTGACGCGTGACTATTTTGCTTCAGTCCACTTTTATTCTGGCCACTTAAATCTGACATCTTCATTACATTTCCTCGGTGGCGTCTTAGTGAAATATGAAGTGCATTGTTGAAGGTGCGTCTGTGTCTCTGCAGCGTGGCTTTGGTTGACATGGTTACCATGAAGAGGACGCGCTCACGTTTTCTGCTCTTGCTcaggaattcatttttttctttcgtgGAATGAGACGTTGACGCAGTCGATCTCTATTGAAATAAAGCGTGAAATCACAGAAAAGCAGGAGTGACGTCTGAGTGTAGTCGGCATGGCGACGGACGTGTGGTTGACGGAGAAGAAGCCCACAAGAGATACCATGACGGAGGGCATCATCTGTGAGGAGGCACGAGCCATTTACACTCATTTGCAGCAGCAGACCCAAGGCACTTCAACTGCTCTGTGAAGGCTCTCGAGGcaagaaaacatgtttatttctttacattatacagtggtacctgggttctcgaccacaatctgttccagatggccgttcgagaagcgaattgttagaaatctgaatcgatttttcccatcacaatgaatggaaaaagaactaatgcgttccaagccttaaaatagtcttttgtaggagtgaatgtagagtgtctgctgcaggtggctgttcctctatgtgtgtggccgctgcatgtgggaggggttgccgagtgagtgaggtctctccagaagtgaagaggtgcccggtgcgtgtccagctctgaatgtgcgcttctgtgcagtttggctgtgacaaagtcataaaccaagtcacgctctgtcccagactggcctcatccctgtcccagctccagcccacactCCATTCAGGTGTGTTCTAGTGGTGGAGTGCACATCTCTGGTTGTAGTTAATTTTGCTGAACAGCCTTTATCCTCTGCGGCTCTTTTCGTACTAAAAAAAACGTTGCTtcctaaaaaaatatattctcaaCAAAGTAATAGATGAAAATCTGCTTGATAATTCAAGACGCACTTCACCTTTACTCTTTTCTAACAGTCTTTTAACCACCAATCTATGCTCTTCCAAAACCAGCCATGGTGTGGAGGACCTACCTCGGAGCTTGAAGTAGGCCCGGTGGCTGCCGATGACAGCTTTCATGGTCTCCTGGGGACAGACCTTGACCCCCGTGGTGAGGACCGCCGCTGACCTCTTGGCTCGAGCTCCATGTCCGTCCAGGTGGACGTCTGTTTTATGTCTCACTTGTCTGGAGGATTGTAGAAAATGACGGAACTTAACATCCCTGAGTCCAGGTAAGCCAGGATGCTGGAACTCTGCGGGAATACAAAGAGAAGATTTTCAAGAAGGTTGGGTTCCTCTTATCATCCTTCACATACACGTGTGCTGCTTGGCTTTGTATCGTGTCTGTAACTCATTGTAACAACACACAATGGAGAGCTATAAACTCCGCCGCTGCAATCTTCTACAGAATGACTATTGATTATTGTCATGTCTCCTTGGAATGTTTACCTGTTGTTTTCTCCGGAATCGTCTTCAGTTTGTCCTCAAATAATCTTTTCTCGTCTCATCTGACTGAAGAAAACATCGACTCCTTCCTCGAGTCCAGTGGGAGCAACAGGCACTCGAATAACTTTTTATCtagtggtgggattcgattaaaaaaattaatgtaATTCATTCGAGAATTTGTgtttaattcatctcaattaatcacagtttaactgtataacaatatttgccacaagaagccacatttttcaatttgaatgaattttgtatatgactgaatcaaatgatggatacatttaaacaacaaaatgtatttcgtttattttgcctcagtttgacaatagcacaataaatcacaatggtggctatattcaagtttttatctcaccttttttaaactaaagctcttttaatgtcttgaaaatatttgttcaagaatttcaatgttataagtccattcagagtggtggaaaccctggacattgtgtagtgaaaaacatccctgaacaaaagcaaacagaagcttttgtttgcttttgttcagggatgattcctccatgtttgttgttgttgttctcatcctagctgccacgtgtcttgtgcatcagtgggatcagtggagcagcaactctggagagcaaactgtttttattaaattaaattaaattaaattaaattaaattaaattaaattaaattaaattaaattaaattaaattgttaaagtcccaccactacttttatcatttcagcgcctgctttgtttgtttttttttccagacaaatGTGAATGAAATTGGACAAAAGCTAACTTAAGTAGCTTAGCTGTTTTCTGGCCATTAACTATGCAGAGCATTAGCTGGGGATTACGACGTTTCCTTTAAACTGGACAATTGTCCGTGCGAATTTAGCGCCGACCGCCTCTCAGCTGCGAGCCATGTATATTTGAAAGAGTGACTTTGCGAAGTCCTCACTTTGAAACGGGGAGAAATTCACTGCTGAATGCACAAAGAGAACTGGCCTCATTTCCTGATCACCTTacttcagaaaacaaactcaacacACTGGGGAGGAATTATAACACTCTAATTCCCGTCTTATACACGACCCAGAGCTCCGATCACCAGGCACATTATTCCACAGAAATGTTTCATAAGAAAGTCATTCATTGTGATGCCAGGTGGCAAACCTCAGTGGACTTCCTAAGTCATTAATCCGGGATTAATGAGCCCCCAAACACCGACTGCAGGAGAGAAACTTTGAGAGACTTCACGATAAAATAGCTTCACAGTGCTGATGTTGATGTCAGACAAGAGCTCGGTGCTGGAAGAGGCCCAACTTTCAGGCTTAAGAGGAGGGTGCGGCGTCTTATCCTGTCATGTCGTGCCACGAACATCGACGAGTGGAAGCAGGATGTTTGCCCctttcaaagtttgctttggaAATTCTGAGGCTGAAGTGAGTCTGCCCAATGTGCAGCTTCCATCAGGACGTGAACTGGCAGAGCGATAACAGAATGAACAGCCAAATAAtccaataaatttaaaaaaattgcgGCGATTCATCGGCTCACCTGAAGGTAGTTTCTTGACATTGGGACCTGAATGAATGGCGCCACCCGTGGTTAAACTAATCCCGTCCGAATAGCGCCGTGGATCAAAGCCAACCTGCTAAACCTTCTGTCAAGCACAACtccttttttttggtttttaatcTGGTTATTTACTGTGGTAAACAACGTCACAAGCTGGAATGTGTCACATCGACCGCTGCATTAGCCGGGGCCTTCTCACTAAAATATCTGGAAAGATTTTGAAGGCCGACTTGACACTAAATGAATGGGGTCTTTATTTCACTCTGACATTTCATTACACGGTCGTCTCTGCAGTTTCAATAACAAGTCAGAAAcgatgaggacgaggaagagaaagaggaataAATCATCTGCCCGTTTTAACAGGGCTGACTTTTCCATAACTGTTTTTTTAgccttgttcttttttttttttttttttttttagtaaagtTCATATTTCACCAACTCAAATTAGGTATAAATGCTATATGAATATTGGAAAATATGCAGATGACaatggttgttttgtttttgttcattttttatttttatttcaatttatttattggtttattcatgtttatatttatatcCTGCTGAAAAAGGGGTTTTCATCGTTTTTTGCTATGGAGGCACCAAACCgaaataaaatatagaaatattagTTACTTATTAAAATctcagttttgaaaattttaacatttcaattttcaaaataacattgCACATGTTTTTGCCTCTGGTAATATTTAAGACGTAAGGTAAATATTTGGCACGTAGAACCAAAGTATCTTTTTCATAACTATTCtttcataaataaaccaaaaacaacGCTGCAGCTGAAAGAAATGAAAGCCAATGTCCATTCACGACGGAGGACTACGTGTTGGAATCAGTCTCTCCGCTACACAAAGCTCGCCTTCCTCACAAATTGGTCCGAAAACAGCAACATGCCAAGAATGTCGAACAATTAACGTTTGCGCTGACGGACCCTGATCTTGTCTGACAGCCCGGTCCGGCTTCAAAGACTGGGGCGGGCCAAAAGGTGGGCGAAGTTCTGGACAACACGGCAAAAAACGTGAGTGAGAACTGTGTGAGCCGCAGGATACGGCACATGCACACGGACGAGGCCCTCGGCAAGAGTGTGTGGCCGCGAGAAGCTTCGCCGCAGAATTACAAGCCAGAAAAGATTAGCGTCCTGCGACGCGGGGAACAGAATggcttttgtttccttcaacaTAATGAGCTCACCCGGGCACATCGCACCGAACAAGACAGCCAGCGCCGACGCAAATCTTATCACTGATAGAATTATGCTATCTATCTCATCTGTTGTCTGTCAACAGCCATTTCACTCAGAATGAATACGCCGACCTCAGACTGCCTCGCCGGCCGCTAATGCTCCTGCGAGAATCGTTGAGATGATGAAACGGCACAAGTTCTTCACAGCCAACTCCGGGTGAAGGCACTTCTATCAGAGGGGATTATCGCAGATATAATCTTACCTTTGAATTGGCTGGCTTGGTGGGTCAGGAGACACAAAATGAAGAAGAGTCTGGACCTTAAAAGCATGGTTTAAGTGGTTCTCATGCCCAAGGTTGTCATTAGTGTGGAGACCGGGCGCAGACACCGCTGGAAATCCAGGAGGTCATGGAAAGTGCAGAAAGTCTTTTCAGG comes from the Synchiropus splendidus isolate RoL2022-P1 chromosome 16, RoL_Sspl_1.0, whole genome shotgun sequence genome and includes:
- the impg1b gene encoding interphotoreceptor matrix proteoglycan 1 isoform X6 is translated as MLLRSRLFFILCLLTHQASQFKEFQHPGLPGLRDVKFRHFLQSSRQVRHKTDVHLDGHGARAKRSAAVLTTGVKVCPQETMKAVIGSHRAYFKLRVCQEAIWEAFRIFLDRVPSSEEYRVWVYACQHENLCMDDLAQNFSSSQEHLDMVAKRVEEQAEIEGPLEGTAEPGRDCTWTPPVILIPTESDVTKVDPNMIKENYQEYIVEFSVTVADPSYSELLSDPTAPEFNDISREITEKMTHVFKKVPGFKEIRVLGFRMEDVSMRYAVIFNGDTELSDDPGMSAMAAEESDDVNAPKLKEIIVKALKEEPLLPIDLQTLNFESVTTVHPVAELSVKPIDGVISGDGVTEAVMESSAPTHQSFFPTVAVEEHSSAESESHTSVPYVPYGLTSTVAHESTRVGEGDEEPSDASTPDPPVESITAQEEEAQPKFEEAAETNEVVEEMPEESAIEEAEPADVEVLVDHPVETPAPQPDLPPTTVEAVLPDTTATTTTEEVLVTEMASTESFIGNVIHETEPSEEPKPAPTASTEPPEINSATSGAPSGATPSSTDPSLRNFQEDVEAIQIGAGIEVEQPLEEEVGSGVPLEYDEGMYGSTAAPAIRQASTPLTAALEKNKELVVFFSLRVTNMIFSDDLFNKSSPEYKSLENTFLELTQHSGPKTPPNPGASRKYEPKRQKILASIPLLPYLQSNLTGFKQLEILNFRNGSVVVNSKMKLDKPVPYNVTQAVQCVLEDFCSAAAKRLDIEIDSRSLEIEPADQADPCKFLSCNEFSRCVINSWTNEAECLCDPGYSTVDGLPCQSTCDLQPDYCLNGGLCEIIPGHGATCRCPVGQYWHYHGERCNEQVSLPLDLSTIITCLVGSVCLIAAIIGVLIFVNKKCLKPRKAVTLVSPDNSTQPDPKS